In one Bradyrhizobium sp. 4 genomic region, the following are encoded:
- a CDS encoding alpha/beta hydrolase, giving the protein MPVVLDPDAAAVYKAFQEAGRPAYETLTAPEARAYYAQARFATNPEPPDLARVTPLSIPAPHGAIPARLYVPKEPRRHDGLSPALVFFHGGGWVIGDLDSHDVVCRQLADAGALIVISVDYRLAPEHKFPAAIDDAIAATKWVAANARELGIDASRLSIGGDSAGGNLAAVVALAARDGNGPAIAAQLLIYPATDFAMTHGSHREPETSVLLTHSVIRWFRDHYLNGAADIHDWRASPARATNLAGLPPAYVLTAGADPLRDEGDEYAQRLKQAGVPVATKHYPGQFHGFITMGKLLREANVAVSEIGAWLKGLG; this is encoded by the coding sequence ATGCCCGTCGTGCTCGATCCCGATGCCGCCGCCGTCTACAAGGCCTTCCAGGAGGCCGGCCGGCCCGCCTACGAGACTCTGACCGCGCCGGAAGCGCGGGCCTATTACGCGCAGGCACGCTTTGCGACCAATCCCGAGCCACCGGACCTCGCGCGCGTCACGCCGCTATCGATCCCGGCACCGCACGGCGCCATTCCCGCGCGTCTCTATGTTCCGAAGGAGCCGCGCCGGCATGATGGTTTGTCGCCAGCGCTGGTGTTCTTCCACGGTGGCGGCTGGGTGATCGGCGATCTCGATTCCCATGACGTCGTCTGCCGCCAGCTCGCCGACGCCGGCGCGCTGATCGTGATCTCGGTGGATTACCGCCTCGCGCCCGAGCACAAATTTCCCGCCGCCATTGATGACGCGATCGCCGCGACCAAATGGGTCGCCGCCAACGCGCGCGAGCTCGGCATCGACGCCTCCCGGCTTTCGATCGGCGGCGACAGCGCTGGCGGCAATCTCGCCGCCGTCGTCGCGCTCGCCGCGCGCGACGGCAACGGTCCCGCGATCGCGGCCCAGTTGTTGATCTACCCGGCGACCGATTTCGCCATGACGCATGGCTCTCACCGCGAGCCCGAGACCAGCGTGCTGCTGACGCATTCGGTGATCCGCTGGTTTCGCGACCATTATCTCAACGGCGCCGCCGATATCCACGACTGGCGCGCCTCGCCGGCACGGGCGACAAACCTGGCCGGGCTGCCGCCGGCCTATGTGCTCACCGCCGGTGCCGATCCCCTGCGCGACGAAGGCGACGAATATGCCCAGCGCCTGAAGCAGGCCGGCGTGCCCGTGGCTACCAAGCACTATCCCGGCCAGTTCCACGGCTTCATCACGATGGGAAAATTGCTGCGTGAGGCCAATGTCGCCGTGAGCGAGATCGGCGCGTGGCTGAAAGGATTGGGCTGA
- a CDS encoding DUF2155 domain-containing protein: MSSKPDSLLKPREMFRTFTLTGLAALLAATALTAATPAQAQIGTIFSDPPPLRPPGNIPRGQPQPQQQMPDDDEEVPELPPQGRVLPSRPMAPPPGRQGNVMPGPVETQPLAPPPGSSAAPPNQPPSVAVAPPNPQGAPGQRQPQQKGAPGGAVPQTPASLQPGDEVVTEPPAQKIVNKKATFSGLDKITGRIINFDEEIGETVQFGALRVKTDACYTRPATEAANTDAFVEVDEITLQGEVKRIFSGWMYAASPGLHGVEHPIYDIWLTDCKEPQQTIATAAPDPGTKPPPPPPAQKKAAPKQVQQRPPQPLPPIQQQQPAPPPPPPPPEQRPGLFGIPGFGR; this comes from the coding sequence ATGTCCAGCAAGCCCGATTCGCTGTTGAAGCCGCGCGAGATGTTTCGAACATTTACTCTGACAGGTCTTGCGGCGCTTCTGGCCGCCACCGCACTGACGGCTGCGACGCCCGCGCAGGCGCAGATCGGTACGATCTTCTCCGATCCGCCGCCGCTGCGGCCGCCCGGCAACATTCCGCGTGGCCAGCCCCAGCCGCAGCAGCAGATGCCCGACGACGACGAAGAGGTGCCGGAGCTGCCGCCGCAGGGCCGTGTGCTGCCGTCGCGTCCGATGGCGCCACCGCCGGGTCGGCAGGGCAATGTGATGCCGGGGCCGGTCGAGACCCAGCCTCTGGCGCCGCCGCCAGGGTCTAGCGCAGCTCCGCCAAACCAGCCGCCGTCCGTCGCGGTCGCTCCACCCAATCCGCAAGGCGCGCCGGGTCAGCGCCAGCCGCAGCAGAAGGGCGCGCCCGGAGGCGCAGTCCCGCAGACGCCGGCGAGCCTTCAGCCGGGCGACGAGGTCGTTACCGAGCCGCCGGCCCAGAAGATCGTGAACAAGAAGGCGACCTTCTCCGGTCTCGACAAGATCACCGGGCGCATCATCAATTTCGACGAGGAGATCGGCGAGACCGTGCAGTTCGGTGCGCTGCGCGTCAAAACCGACGCCTGCTACACGCGGCCGGCGACCGAGGCCGCCAACACCGACGCCTTCGTCGAGGTCGACGAGATCACCTTGCAGGGTGAGGTGAAGCGCATCTTCTCGGGCTGGATGTACGCGGCAAGTCCAGGCCTGCACGGCGTCGAGCACCCGATCTACGATATCTGGCTCACCGACTGCAAAGAGCCGCAGCAGACGATTGCGACCGCGGCACCGGATCCCGGCACCAAGCCGCCACCGCCGCCGCCCGCGCAGAAGAAGGCCGCGCCCAAGCAGGTGCAGCAGCGTCCGCCGCAGCCGCTGCCGCCGATCCAGCAGCAGCAGCCGGCACCGCCGCCACCACCTCCGCCGCCCGAGCAGCGCCCGGGTCTGTTCGGTATCCCCGGGTTCGGCCGCTAG
- the aat gene encoding leucyl/phenylalanyl-tRNA--protein transferase, which yields MTSRDSAPSEITPAVLLRAYACGIFPMAESADDPTLFWVEPELRGVIPLDGFRVASRLARTVRSDSFRVTVNTAFKATIAGCAAPQAGREDTWINKRIRDLYGGLYELGHCHSVEAWQGEDLVGGLYGVSLGRAFFGESMFHTARDASKVALVHLVARLIHGGFELLDTQYVTEHLKSFGAAEISRRRYTALLDKALAGEPGDFLRLSAGEAMPGARALEIIAARQ from the coding sequence ATGACTTCGCGCGACTCTGCCCCGTCTGAAATCACGCCGGCCGTTCTGCTGCGCGCCTATGCCTGCGGCATCTTTCCGATGGCCGAAAGCGCCGATGATCCGACCCTGTTCTGGGTCGAGCCGGAGTTGCGCGGGGTCATCCCGCTCGACGGATTTCGCGTGGCCTCGCGGCTTGCGCGCACCGTACGTTCGGATTCATTCCGTGTGACCGTCAACACCGCCTTCAAGGCAACGATCGCCGGCTGCGCCGCGCCGCAGGCCGGGCGCGAGGACACCTGGATCAACAAGCGCATCCGCGACCTCTATGGCGGGCTGTACGAGCTCGGCCATTGCCACAGCGTCGAGGCCTGGCAGGGCGAGGACCTCGTCGGCGGGCTTTATGGCGTCAGCCTGGGCCGGGCCTTTTTCGGCGAGAGCATGTTCCACACCGCGCGCGATGCCTCCAAGGTCGCGCTGGTGCATCTGGTCGCGCGGCTCATCCATGGCGGCTTCGAGCTGCTCGACACCCAGTACGTCACCGAGCACCTGAAGAGTTTTGGCGCGGCCGAGATTTCGCGGCGGCGCTACACCGCGCTGCTCGACAAGGCGCTCGCGGGCGAGCCCGGCGATTTCCTGAGGCTCTCCGCCGGCGAAGCGATGCCGGGCGCACGCGCGCTCGAGATCATCGCCGCGCGGCAATAA